TGACCAACCTAAGATTTGGAAAGACATTATTCAGATATGCAAGGACATTTGTTCGAAAACAAAAACTCAACTCCATTAACATTCTATGTTCTTGATCATAGTGAACTCTGATATGATATGCTGTGCAAAATAGTAACTGTATTTTTTTCCTGGAAAGCATCTCAGACAGATGAGAAAATGGGAGGGAAACTAACCTTCCCGGGTCCTGTAAGAAGTATAGGTTTATCCGTTATTTGACCTCGCCGATGTTGAATAACCTCCAATCCTGTAATACTGTCGAATATTACAAAATAAacctataaataatttattacattCATATATTAATGAATGCTAGTAGAGATATTGTAGCCATTTTGCTAGAGTTGATTTAACTCTTATTAAGTAAGTGTTTTAAAATAAGGCCCGAAATCTCAGCTGCGGCATCAAGGTTTTTGATGTCTTCGCTATCACAATTTAAAACCTCGGCACAAACAACGAATGAGCTATATGATTAAGCATTACCACAAACGGGGGCACAAGAACGTATCAAAACACCACCTCCAGCTCCTTCCTTATCGGCAACAACATTCAGCATCACATGAAGTCCATAGCAAAGATAAACATATGCGTGCCCACCCGGTCCAAACTGCAAAACAGAAACAAATACATAGAGCAATATCCCTCTACATTACTTAGCATCTTCAATTCAAGTTAGCGAATTCAGATACTCATCAATCATAAACAAGTTTATGCAAATGAATAAAGAGaagtgtgaaaaaaaaaaaaaaaagcaacttaCAAGAGGAGCAGTTCTTGGAGTAATACCAAACCGAGCATGACTAGCTGTGTCATGTGATCTATATGCTTCAACCTGTCAACATTAATTCCTTgttaaatcacacacacacaaacagaaCTGTAGAACCTAAAATTTATGAATCACTGACATCTGAAACACGACACTGTGGACATCGACactgataataatttgaaaaaacaaATAAGTTAAACGTCCGACATGTGAAAtctttttcaatttcaaatactATGTTGGACTATTATTAGTAAAGTTCAAAAGACTAAATTTACAAAACCCTACAAATTTAGGAACTAATTTGAATTTTCAACATGCTAAAAGGACGTTACCTCGGTAATCTGAAGAACGACGTCGTCTCTGCGAAGAAACTTTCCGAGCAAACGAGGGGCAAGGTCTAGTGCGTCGATTTCGAAGAATTCGCGGGGTAAAGTTTCTGTTTTTTGGAATGAAATGTGCGGTTCTGATGATGGGTTGGATTCAGGAGCGGTGAGTTTGGGTTTTGATTTGGAAAGCCGCGGTTTACGTGTGGGTTTGGTTCGTGGAAGGTGTAATATGGGTTTTGCAACTCGCTTGAAGCGTTGTTTGTGTGTCATTGCGGTGGTGCTGTGGTAACGGAAGGAGTCAAAAACAGAGGAATCGGAAGTTGAATCGCGCGCGAATGTGGTTGTTGTACGGTGGTGGGGTTGAAACATAGTGTATGCAACGAGTTCGTCTCTTGGTCAAAAGTTGACCAATTGAGAGTAATTTTCTGAACTTAGAGTAACATGTTTTATTGTATACAAGTACACCCCTTGCATAGAAGGGTGAAAAACTTGAAAAATATTGTATGAAGTGACTATGGGTAGGCTCAAATAATGCAACATATGAGAATTTCATCAAATcaactttgttttttttaacacAAACATCATATTGATTAAAGGGGGCCAAATGTGCCATACAAATAGAGTTATTTTCCAAACAAAGAAATGTGACCAAAACAAGTTCTAGATTATAAGGACTTGCCTACTCTCAGTATATAGTGAGCATTTGCATTACAAAGTCTATTCAAATGCATAAGAATCTTAGATTTGAGTTCACCTAAGAGAATCTTACAATCATTCATAACCGGATCTAGAGCAGCAAAAACTATTTTCATTAATACAAGCAGTAAAACTTGAGAACCGTTTACAAGCAACAAATGAGATATCAGCATTAGAGTTTTTAATGACACAATCCAAGGACACCATTCCTTCACTAAAACACCCTTCATCAGATTGAATAAATCAGGAACCATTAACAAGAAATACATTCTGCAGCGCATTCTCCTTATGTAAACCTATCTTGTTGAGCCTGTTGAATTCCATAATAGAGTCCCATATAACCTGGGCAACAACCTGAGGGTTTGGCATCTCTTGCTTGAACACCACTTTATTCCTTGCTTGTCAGATTTTCCACAAACCAATACACACTAACTTGGCTAAATAACTATTTATACGCTTGAGAGATTTTGAGAGTCATTCAAGCACACCTGAACAATATGGAAAACACATTCCCAGGGGAGAGAGAAGAAAACTCTCTTGGAGAATTCACAATGCAAGAATAAATGAAGAGAATTTTTAGGGGAGAGATGTCAGAAAGGACATGAAACATCTAATATAAGTTAGTTCTTGCTGAGGTTGCGCTTAGTAGGGAGGATATTTTTGGATAACCTCCAAATGAAGCTATTTACTCCCTTATGGACTGGAGCTTTCCACACAGCTGAATCAATACTTGTTGATGGATCTGGTATACTGCTTCTATCGAATTCACCAAACAAGTGGTAAGTCATAGCTTGTCATCTGATAGCCTAGCAGAGAAAGGGATGTTAATTATATGTTCCACTTTCCCAAATCACTGTCAATTAGGTTGTAGACCCTGACATCAGGATCCAGGGATCAATTAGAACTAAGAGGTTTAAATCCCGGGATTGTTGGAACCCATTTATCCTTCAAGATTTGAACACTTTCCCCATTGCTTATTATCCATCTAGAGCCTTTAAAGACAACATATTTTGCACTTAGAATACTATGCCAGGCATAACTGGGCTAGAAACCCAAGGAAGCCTCTAAGATGTGACTCATAGGGTAATACCTTCCTTTAAAAAATTGTTCAAAGAAGGAACCATCACCTTGTATTAATCTCTAGAATTGTTTCCCCAAGAGGCTACTGTTGAAATCACTGAATACTCTAAATCCCATGCCACCTACACCCTTAGCTTGTGACATTCTCTTCCAGCTCATCCAATGGATCTTTCTCTCCCTATTTTTAGACCCCTTCAAAAACTTTGCCAACATCGATTCAATTTCATTACAGTAGTGTTCGAGAATCTTGTAGCAGCTCATTTCATATATTGGGATTGACTAGGAAACCGCCTTGACGAGGAACTCTTTCCCAAATCTAGAAAGAAAACCTTCCTTCCATCCTTTCACTTTCTTCCAAACTTTGTTGATAACTAGGGAGAAAACTTCTTTCTTCGACCTACCAAAAACCACAGAGAGGCCTAGATAGTTTGAGTGTCTAATAACTGCTCTAAACTCCATTCGGTTAATAAACTCTTTGGTGCCATCACACACGTTTTCACCGAAGGAGACTTTAGACTTCTCAATGTTCACCACCTGCCCAAGAGCTTGTTGGAACTTTTGAAGGATTTACAGAATATGGTCAGCTTCAATGGCATTTGCATGAGCAAAAAGTAGGACTATCATCTGCAAAAAAGAGATGAGAGATGACATAACTTTCCTTTCAACTTGTACACCACAAATGGCCTTGGAGAGCTCCTCTTTTTTAGCATACTAAAAGAACGTCAGCACAGACAATAAACAAATAAGGAGAAAGGGGTTCCGGTTGACGGAGGCCTCTATCAGGATAAAAACTTATACTTGGCTGGCCATTTACGAGGAGCTGATAAGAGACATAAGAGATACACCTCTTGAGAAAATGCACGAGGTATGAGAGGATACTAACAAATTCAAGAGCACCTGTGACAAACTCCCATTCGATTCTTTCATAGGCTTTTGACATGTCCAAATTCAGAGCCATAATACCCTTTTTTGCTTTCTTTTTGCTCTTCATCTAATGGAAAGAAAATTTCTTTCTTCGACCTACCAAAAACCACAGGGAGGCCTTGATAGTTTGAGTGTCTGATAACTGCTCTAAACTCCAGTCGATTAATCAACTCTTTGGTGCCATCACACACGTTTTCAATGAAGGAGACTTTAGACTTCTCAATGTTCACCACCTGCCCAAAATCTTGTTGGTACTTTGAAAGGATTTTCAGAATATGGTCATGTTCAATAGCATTTGCATGAGCAAAAAGCAGACTATCATCTGCAAAAAAGAGATGGGAGATGAAAGAGCTTTCCTTGCAACTTGCGCACCACAAATGGCCTTGCAGAGCTCTTCCTTTTTTAGCATACTGAATTAAAGTCATCACAGACAATAAACGAATAAGGAGAAATGAGTTCTGATTGACGAAGTCCTCTTTTAGGATACAAATTTATACTTGGCTGGCCATTTACGAGGAGCATATAAGAGACATAAGAGATACACCTCTTGAGAAAATGGACCAGATCGGAGGGGAGACCACCAACTTCAAGAGCACCTGTGATAAACTCCCATTCGATGCTTGCATAGGCTTTTGACATGTCCAAATTCAGAGCCATAATAcccctttttcctttctttttgatcTTCATCAAATGGAAACATTCAATAGAAATCAGGGTATTGTCTGTGATTAATCTGCCTTTAACAAACGTATTATGCTCATCACTAAAAATGTCTGGCAGAATTTCTGTCATCCTGTTGGAAATTTATTTTGTGATTGCCTTCATGACTACATTACATATACTAATGGGTCTAAAGTCGTGAGGGGAACTTGGATTATTTTGTTTGGGAATAAGAGCAATGAATGTAATGTTAATAAGATGTAATGATAATATCATAGCGAAGATCCTTGTCACCCCTCCAGTTTACCTCTCCTATACTAGACTTCATGGCGAAGATTCTTGCTGACCCTCGGGGCAACGTCTCCTCTGTTGGAATTCATGGAGAATATCCTTGTCGCCTCATAAGGAAACACAAATAGGCTAATTAAATTCTCGCCTAAGAGACTTAATTTCTCCTCGAATGTACAAGACTTAATAATCATGCCTAAAAGGACCGAGAGATATCCAGCTAGAAAGACTTTATAACAAGTCTTGCCTGAGGGTTTGATGGAAGTCCCACCCAAGTAGGTAAAATGCCTCGCTCGGGGGACTAATAGTCTCGTCATCCGAGCTATATACAATTCTATCTAGAAGACTTAGATTCTCTAAGCTAATTAAATCCTTTCCTGGGGGACTAAGTGTCTCCTCAAGCAAGACAAAACTAAAGAGTCACACATAGGAGACGCAACATATATCCATCTTGAGAGACTTGAAAACAAGTCTTGCTTAAGGGCTTAATCCCACCCAAATAGGTGAAATGCCTCGTCTGAGGAACTGATAGTGTCGTCAGTCGGGCTACATACAATTTTGTATGGAATACTTAAATTCTATTGGCTAATCAATCTCTTGCATGAGAGATTTAATGTATCTTCGATCGAATTACACAGATAGCTAAAACCCCGCAAGAGGAAGTACCAGTTAGCAGGATACTCATATAATCTACGATTGAAAAAACACTTCGTCTTCTACCAAGTGTTAAATCTGTAAAAGGTCTTGCCTAGGGCGATGCCCTTGGGCTGTCCTAAAAGAGGCGGTGATAGAAGGTCGCCCAAATGGAGGTATCGTCTTGCCCCATAGTCTTTCCGCGCCCCTATGTGGAAAACGCGGGATATGACGTTTCTCAAATATAGAGAAAGTCAAGGTCATTAACTGACCCACGACTCCCTTAGAAATAGGGATTCAACTGTCTACTATTGATTACTTGGACGGTGATCCTTCCCAAAGAAACTCTAGGTCCTATAAACCTCTATAAATACATCTCCTCTTAAAGAGAATGGACAGACCGCGAGTGATACATATTCTCTGCACCCTAAAGAGCACATTGCTCACTACAGTCTTAACCAAGATAATTAAAACTGACCGGGGCAATAAACCAAGACACTAAAGAGTTTAAGGTTTAAAGGTCGAATCGGGGTTGGGTCGAGACTCAaccaatattaataaaatatatacttattattattattactattatttaaaaaaataatacataaaaataataagattaaataattttaaatgatttaattatgtatataaattttttattattaattatataataaatttatttttataaaccctttaaaattttatatgtgaTTATTTGAAAATGTTTAAAACTTTTATAATAAATACTAATTATCGAAAgataaatatgaaaattaatacTTTTATTCAACTAATAAGAAAACAAGCACAAGCCAAAATTAAACCACGTACCGAAGAAATAAAAACTAATGGTCATATCCATAAATTAGGtctaaaatatatttgaaaacaaaaactctaatttcatttgaaatgactatatcatttttatatttttttatttgttactgagactctctctctctctctctctctctctctctctctctctctctctctctctctctctctctctctctctctctctctctctcatagtATTTCCTCACATTAATTAACCACaccattgtattttttatttagaaaaatgACAACCACGATCCAACTTATGGAACAGTTCGAACCATCAATTTTTTTGGTTTCTTCCGTTTTTTATCTGGTTTTTCGTTTCTTTTCAAATTCTATAATAAGACAGTTTCTTGGACATTTTAAACAAGACATAACTCTGATTCTCGATTCAATCGATCGAACTGGCCCGTCTGATTTTCATTACCATGGTCTTAACTTAACACACGACCACCGATAAATGGTAATCATACCTTCACACTATTTAGACAATGCATACATGTGAAGTTAAAAAAAATGAACAATTTACCAAAGCAATAGAGTATAACTTCAAATACGTGCAACGTAGTATAGTAGAGATGTGATAAAATTCAATGCAATGGATAGAAACTCTCGTAATGCTTAAATATGAGGAAAGAAAGCTCTAAAAGTGCAAACCagaatacattatttatttatctgTTTTTGCTCTcttacataaataaaaataaaaaaagttaaaagaaaataCACGAGTTTACTAAAATCGAAGTGTCCAAATTTGAGTACCTGAAAAAAATCCAACATTAAATCCCTAGTAATTTTAACTTATATGGTCATAagaagtgttttaaaaaccggttcGGGCATCAAATCGGTGAGGgtattgggtcactggtttattggtcgaaccactgggtcactggtcgaaccacaTGACTAAATCAGATAACTCGGTTCAATAAAccagtcgttataacaaaattatataggtataaaacattTCAAACCGGAtgatttagtctctataaaatataactagcagttaatttttttgaaaatatcatatcataaataaatttacaagttcataatttaatttcaaattttaaacatatatatcacacataataaaatagtacaaaattataaaGTAGAACTGCAAACAaactttaatcgcaacataatatacttaaataatatataattaaatactttataatcaaataatttcattgtctactaaataGAAGGAAAATTATTTAAATGTTGAGATCTCCTTCAATATCAAAACCATATGCAACAAAGTCAACCATCcaacatctttatttttattttttatttaagtttttttttatttcttttatttttcattaaaataatcatGGCGtcactaaaattcaattttttaaagttcttatacaaattttaatatttaatttttttaatatttagtttgaaataaatgattgtatatttaatatgtttaaattttaaaacttaaatttaagttatttttgaaaatttcacaaaGATGGGtaggtttttaattttttttttatataacaaaCTGGGCCAATATCATGTTTGGCTAAACGCCACACTAAATCCGTTATTTGATTTGTCTTTCACTTTCTAGACCCTTCCATTCCTCTCATTCTCAAATCAAATCTCAACCCCTAAACTACGAATTCCCTTCTTCCTTCTAGACCTTTCCAAGCACTCCCCCATTCTATCTTAAATCAAACCACTCTCTTCCCATCTCCCCGAAAAACACATTCCCTAAAATCCTAATCCTTATTCCTTGTAACATTGCGGCACTATTTACCACCCTCACATGGCGAAATACGGCGAGGGCGATAAACGGTGGATCGTGGAAGAAAGACCCGACGGCACCAACGTCCACAACTGGCACTGGTCCGAAACCAACTGTCTAGAATGGTCCAGAGCCTTCTTTACCAACCTCCTCTCAAATCTCGTCATCCTCAACGGCGAAGGTAACCTCTTCATCAAAACCACCGCGCTCCGCAACCTCGACGGCGAAGCCTACATCAACATCCGTAAGGGGAAGATCATCCCCGGCTACGAGGTGAATCTCACTCTTTCATGGGAAGGTGAAGCCAAAGACTCCGAAGGTAAGTCGTTGCTGAAAGTTAACGGTACTGTTGAAATCCCTTATATCTCTGATGAGAACGCGGATGAGGATCCTGATATTAGGGTTACGGTTGAAGATGAGGGACCGATTGGGAAGAGGATTAAGGATGCGATGTTTTCGAAGAAGGGGTTGATTTTGGAGAAGGTTAGGGTTTGGGTTCAGAGTATGGCGAAAGGAGGTCCGGTTAAAGAGGAGTTGGATACTAAGAAGCCGTTGCCGCAGCCACTGAAGCAAAATCAGAATAATGCTCCGGTTGCTACGGCGACAGCTGCGAAGAGTGATTCTGTTAAAAAGGAGGGTGTAGTGGAGAAAAAGAAGGAGAGTAAGAAAGGACGGAAGAATATTGTGTTGACGGAGAAGTTTAGTTGTAGGGCGAAGGATTTGTATGAGATATTGATGGATGAGAATAGGTGGAAGGGTTTTACGCAGAGTAATGCGAGGATTAGTAAAGAGGTTGGTGGTGAGATCAGTATTTTTGATGGGTCTGTTACTGGAAGTAATTTGGAGTTGCAAGAAGCTAAGTTGATTGTGCAGAGGTGGAGATTCGGGAGCTGGGCCGATGGTGTTCAATCGCAGGTATATAATTATCGttttgatattgtttttgaaACTAGTTGAATAATGTTATAATTGAATAATGTTAGGATGCATTTGATAGAGACGAACTTGATTAGCAAAAATAAGCATATTTTGTAGTTGAACAttttttaatattgattcaaCTATATATTTACTACTCGATTAGTTATGAAGCATGGTTATCGGAAACACGACACCGACACTAGCACGTCGACACTGTTAATTTTGAAACTAATTTAATAATGTTAGGGATACATTTGATAGCGACGAACTTGATTAGCATATTTTACAGCTTCATGATCATTTTTGAATATTGATAACAATAGTGTGGGAGGCGGCATGGTTGATTTAATCCTTACCCTACTATTTCCAAAGATCAAGTAGGGTTAGTTATGAAGCACGGTCACCGGAAACACAAGACTGACACTAACACGTTGAAGTAGGGTTAGTTATAAAGCACGGTCACCGGAAATACGACACTGACATTAACACGTCGATGCCgctaataatttgaaaaataaataaattaaacttaatcaCAAGTGTCGTGTCAGTTTTGGACACAATACTCGCACACATTTATTTCAGAGGTGACTTTCTTCGAAATTGTCATTGTATGtggttgaatcaatgtagtgataGAAAGATGGTTTGTTTTGCAGGTGAAACTTGTTTTTGAGGAACCTGAACCAGGGGTTACTGTTGTTAAGCTGACACATACTGATGTACCTGTGGAAGATAGGTGAGTGTTTTGAATATTGGTTTTGTTGAATGATTGGagtgtttgttttttattttgagtgattTGCTGATATGGTTGGCTTTTGATGCAGGTATGGCAATGCCACTGTGGTGGAGAATACCGAAAGGGGATGGCGGGAACATATTTTCCAAAGGATACGTGCTGTTTTTGGTTTTGGAATTTGAGTCTTTTTTCACGTAGTCTGTTGTTTTGTTAGGTTGTAGGATTTATGGATTTGAATATTCATAAGGAATAACTTATGGATTCACTTTAGATATTGAGAATTGCAATGGTTACTCATATATTATCTTCAGAACTTTGGCTTCCTATGTGGAATTTAACATGTTTCTTGCCGTGTCTAGTTTTATATGAATTGTGTGCTGTTACTTGCTCTTGTAACAATCATTTTATATTTCCTGTCTTGAATGCTTCAAACCTGGGAATTAACTACAATTGACTGCACTCTATTGGCAGATGTAGGTTGTAGGATTAGATGATGTCTTTCATGTTAATTTAGTGGTGGTTCTGATTTCTTGTCTGTAACTTTCTCGATGGCAAACGTTTCCTCGAGGCATTTTAGAGGCTCATTAGTTATGTTATGTTCCGATACTTCTGTTGCAGTTGGATGTACTCTAGGCGTTTAAGAGCAGTCCAGTCCGGAAACCGTTTGGAGACTATTGCCTAtttatgagtcattttcaatTGGGATCAGCCGTTTGGTTGATGATTGAGATTCAGTCAATAAATGCCGTTTGACTAGTGACTGACTACCTATCGGCTATCAGTATCACTATACAACTTATCCAGTAGGACTTCTTGACGATGATACATCTAAGTAACAAATTCTAGTTCATAGAAGTTGGTTAAAATATACCTAAGTTTGAATACTTCTCTTGACATCTTAGGAGTTAAGGTCTTTGAATCTGCTTTAAGAGACATTTCTCAATCAGCAAATCATATGATCTTGTGTATGGAGACCTATGATAGTCTGTTGATCATGATTTGGTGTCTCTAGGATGGGTATATTTTCTAATCCGGCTTTTGTTCTCTTGGATTAAGGTAAGAGCGGTTTCCTAAATTCTTAACCTAGATGAGAATAATAACCTTGAGTAAGAGCATAAATATCAGATTTGTTGCCACCGTTTCTGCACAATGTATATGTCATTTAAAATgaggacaacttctctacccatcacaaaaagttgggtagtgtacctccaaccaatcacatgattccatcttatttaatatatttaattatttattaaaatactatacatgtttgttgttttcaaagcattttacaaaggATGTAACCTTACACaattttttgagttgggtagataagaattcacctttaaAATAAGTgtcatttcaaataaattttatttcttagattcattgaataattaattatttggttTATTATCTAATTGATTAAGTATATTTTGATTggaatttgatatattttttaaagattttaaaattaaaaaagtatatatatatatatatatatatatatatatatatatatatatatatatatatatatatatatatatatatatatatatactttggtCCCTTAGATTAATTTTAGATTTCACTTTAGTCCCTTATTTAATAAATGTTACTTTTGAGTCCCTCAAATCACATTCCGTTACTCACATTAATCCCTTCTGTTAAATTTTGGCAAAATCCGTTAATTTTTGTAGACGTGGCACGCCAACTGTATTTATTTGATTGATATGgaatcattttaaatgatttagaatattttgttatttagaatttattaagaattattttatatatgaagTTACCTTCTTCTTCTCTCATCCTCAAAAATCCTAGCCGCCTCTATCTCTTCTccatctctttttttcttttattcatctTTCTGCAACAACAACAAGTTTCTATGGTGTTCTCCATCTCTTTATTTTCTCTTATCATATGGTTGGTTTTTTCTCAACACATGGAGTGCAAGGAATTCAACGAATCGTATTTTCATTATATTTAGATCTGGTTGGGGAAAAGAACGAAAACAGAAGAAGATGATCTATCGGAAGTGGAGTCTCCTTACAGGCCCGGTGGCTATCCTCGCTGGCGTACTGGCCACAGTCGCCGTCGCTAACTTCATCTTGGTCAAGAATGTAaatatctttctctcttctttctgaCCCCTTTTGTGCTGTTAATTCTCCCCGTTTTATATTTGTTAAAAAGGATTGGTTTTTATAGATTTAAATGCTGATTCATGATCTGGGTTTTCAAGAATTTAATCAATTTCATTTAGGGATGATGGGGTCAGATTTAGAGACTTGTTTGTGTAATTTGGGTAGTTTTCATTATGCTATCTGCTACCAATTATATAGTAAAAAGATTGCTATGAATCATGTTCAATTAATTCCTTTTGatttttgaatgaaattgaaaatttGGGTTTTGTTGATGTATCCAATTTTATCATATGTTTCCATATAAGTTTTGCTTATATGTTATGGATTAATATATTTGTTTGCTTCCTAAGGATAGGGATTCCTCCTCTGAAGAATAAGGATAGCGATTCTTGTTATTCAATtctattcttttcattttttgaaGGGAATTTGGTGCATTATAAGCTTTGTTGAAATCTATTGAGTCACAATTTTCTGAAAAATTCTCGAAAGCAAGAATGG
The Vicia villosa cultivar HV-30 ecotype Madison, WI linkage group LG6, Vvil1.0, whole genome shotgun sequence genome window above contains:
- the LOC131612507 gene encoding DNA-3-methyladenine glycosylase isoform X1, producing the protein MFQPHHRTTTTFARDSTSDSSVFDSFRYHSTTAMTHKQRFKRVAKPILHLPRTKPTRKPRLSKSKPKLTAPESNPSSEPHISFQKTETLPREFFEIDALDLAPRLLGKFLRRDDVVLQITEVEAYRSHDTASHARFGITPRTAPLFGPGGHAYVYLCYGLHVMLNVVADKEGAGGGVLIRSCAPVCGLEVIQHRRGQITDKPILLTGPGKVGQALGLSTEWSNHPLYTPDGLELLDGPEPENILVGLRVGIQYALPEHVDALWRFAIAGSAWISAPRNTLRPPL
- the LOC131612507 gene encoding DNA-3-methyladenine glycosylase isoform X2, which produces MFQPHHRTTTTFARDSTSDSSVFDSFRYHSTTAMTHKQRFKRVAKPILHLPRTKPTRKPRLSKSKPKLTAPESNPSSEPHISFQKTETLPREFFEIDALDLAPRLLGKFLRRDDVVLQITEVEAYRSHDTASHARFGITPRTAPLFGPGGHAYVYLCYGLHVMLNVVADKEGAGGGVLIRSCAPVCGLEVIQHRRGQITDKPILLTGPGKVGQALGLSTEWSNHPLYTPECQCRWFRTLRWSRARKHIGRSACWYPVRTARACRRTVEICHCRFRLD
- the LOC131610199 gene encoding uncharacterized protein LOC131610199, with the translated sequence MAKYGEGDKRWIVEERPDGTNVHNWHWSETNCLEWSRAFFTNLLSNLVILNGEGNLFIKTTALRNLDGEAYINIRKGKIIPGYEVNLTLSWEGEAKDSEGKSLLKVNGTVEIPYISDENADEDPDIRVTVEDEGPIGKRIKDAMFSKKGLILEKVRVWVQSMAKGGPVKEELDTKKPLPQPLKQNQNNAPVATATAAKSDSVKKEGVVEKKKESKKGRKNIVLTEKFSCRAKDLYEILMDENRWKGFTQSNARISKEVGGEISIFDGSVTGSNLELQEAKLIVQRWRFGSWADGVQSQVKLVFEEPEPGVTVVKLTHTDVPVEDRYGNATVVENTERGWREHIFQRIRAVFGFGI